The Geobacter sp. genome has a window encoding:
- a CDS encoding copper-translocating P-type ATPase has product MAGQARFRVSGMSCVNCAARIEKSLAELPGVERATVNFPLEELSVEFDDQRVTAQAIAELVRQLGYGCKELAGDGELRFGVRGLHCASCVATLEKKLSEHPAVSAAVVNLSQEEAFVRYDPAQLGQAGIFALVTAAGYQPVAEDAAADEAKRFARERAWFVFSLCAALPIMATMLLHGNRAVGWMNLCLATAVQFSAGLTFYRGSWYALKNRSANMDVLVALGTSAAYGYSLWAFLGEAGGHGEVFFETSAMLIAFIRLGKYLEARARGKAGEALRKLLRLQADRARLVVDGEERDIAASLVRVGDLVLVRPGETIPVDGEVLEGSSTVDEAMVTGESLPILKEPGGMVTGATINRTGVLTVRATRVGEATLLSQIVRMVREAQSDKAPIQRFADRVSGIFVPVVLLLALVTFMVWYGALHQEFLFAFKLAIAVVVIACPCAMGLATPTAIMVGSGVGLARGILIKRGSALERIAGLQVALLDKTGTLTRGEPTLAALVPLAPADEYQLLMALAAAEGSSNHPLARAAVAGAAQRGISAGPVSDYRERSGYGVSCNLQGEQLLAGSERFIRDAGMDLSPLAADAERLAGQGQSLIYVAANDRVLGLASFSDPLKENARQTIAALKALGIETCMITGDNPLVAAAIAREAGVDRFEAGVLPERKQQVVKEYQQQGRVVGMVGDGINDAPALAQADVGIAIGGGADVAKETGDVILVKSDPYDVVRAVRLGRATLAKIKQNLFWALFYNIMGIPVAAGVLYYPLGITLKPEFAGLAMAFSSVSVVTNSLLLKRLARNL; this is encoded by the coding sequence ATGGCGGGACAGGCCAGATTTAGGGTCAGCGGCATGTCGTGCGTCAATTGTGCGGCGCGGATCGAGAAGTCGCTGGCGGAGCTTCCCGGCGTCGAGCGGGCCACGGTGAATTTCCCGCTGGAAGAGCTGAGCGTCGAATTCGACGATCAGCGCGTCACGGCTCAGGCAATCGCCGAACTGGTCCGACAGCTCGGTTACGGGTGCAAGGAGCTGGCCGGCGACGGCGAGCTCCGTTTCGGCGTCAGGGGGCTTCATTGCGCCTCCTGCGTGGCCACCCTGGAGAAAAAGCTCTCGGAGCACCCGGCAGTGAGCGCTGCCGTGGTCAATCTCTCCCAGGAAGAGGCCTTTGTCCGCTACGACCCGGCGCAACTGGGCCAAGCCGGCATCTTTGCCCTGGTGACGGCCGCAGGGTACCAGCCGGTGGCGGAGGATGCCGCTGCCGACGAGGCGAAGCGGTTTGCGCGGGAGAGGGCCTGGTTCGTCTTCAGCCTCTGCGCCGCACTCCCCATCATGGCCACCATGCTGCTCCACGGCAACCGCGCGGTGGGGTGGATGAACCTCTGCCTGGCCACTGCGGTGCAGTTCAGTGCCGGGCTCACCTTCTACCGCGGCTCCTGGTACGCCCTGAAAAACCGGAGCGCCAACATGGATGTGCTGGTGGCCCTGGGAACCTCGGCGGCCTACGGCTATTCCCTCTGGGCCTTTCTCGGAGAGGCTGGCGGTCATGGCGAGGTCTTCTTCGAGACCTCGGCCATGCTGATCGCCTTTATCCGGCTCGGCAAGTACCTGGAGGCGCGCGCACGGGGCAAGGCCGGGGAGGCGCTCAGGAAGCTCCTCCGCTTGCAGGCGGACCGGGCACGGCTGGTGGTCGACGGCGAAGAGCGCGACATCGCCGCCTCCCTGGTCCGGGTCGGCGACCTGGTGCTGGTACGCCCCGGTGAGACGATCCCGGTGGACGGTGAGGTGCTGGAGGGCTCCTCCACCGTGGACGAGGCGATGGTGACCGGGGAATCGCTCCCGATCCTGAAGGAGCCGGGGGGGATGGTCACCGGTGCCACCATCAACCGGACCGGCGTGCTGACGGTCCGGGCGACCAGGGTAGGGGAGGCGACGCTCCTCTCCCAGATCGTCCGGATGGTGCGGGAGGCCCAGAGCGACAAGGCGCCGATCCAGCGCTTTGCCGACCGGGTCTCGGGCATTTTCGTGCCGGTGGTCCTCCTGTTGGCGCTCGTCACCTTCATGGTCTGGTACGGCGCACTGCACCAGGAATTCCTCTTCGCCTTCAAGCTGGCCATCGCCGTGGTGGTCATTGCCTGCCCGTGCGCCATGGGGCTTGCCACGCCCACGGCAATCATGGTCGGCAGCGGGGTGGGGCTCGCCCGCGGCATCCTGATCAAGCGGGGCTCTGCCCTGGAGCGGATCGCCGGGTTGCAGGTGGCGCTCCTGGACAAGACCGGCACCCTGACCAGGGGAGAGCCGACGCTTGCCGCGCTCGTGCCGCTGGCGCCGGCCGACGAATATCAACTGCTCATGGCGCTTGCCGCAGCGGAAGGCTCTTCTAATCATCCCCTTGCCCGTGCCGCTGTGGCCGGGGCCGCGCAGCGGGGTATCTCTGCCGGTCCGGTATCGGACTACCGGGAGAGAAGCGGTTACGGGGTTTCCTGCAACCTCCAGGGCGAACAGCTCCTGGCCGGGAGCGAGCGCTTCATCAGGGATGCCGGGATGGACCTGTCTCCGCTGGCCGCAGATGCCGAGCGTCTTGCGGGCCAAGGCCAGTCGCTGATTTATGTTGCCGCCAATGACAGGGTTCTGGGGCTGGCATCCTTCAGCGACCCGCTCAAGGAGAATGCCCGGCAGACCATTGCCGCCCTCAAGGCCCTGGGGATCGAGACCTGCATGATTACCGGCGACAACCCGCTGGTGGCGGCGGCCATTGCCCGCGAAGCCGGGGTCGACCGCTTCGAGGCAGGCGTGCTTCCCGAACGGAAGCAGCAGGTGGTGAAGGAATACCAGCAGCAGGGGCGGGTCGTCGGAATGGTGGGGGACGGGATCAACGATGCGCCGGCCCTTGCCCAGGCCGACGTCGGCATCGCCATCGGCGGCGGGGCGGACGTGGCAAAGGAGACCGGGGATGTGATCCTGGTGAAGAGCGATCCCTACGACGTGGTGCGGGCGGTCCGCCTGGGTCGGGCGACCCTGGCCAAGATCAAGCAGAACCTCTTCTGGGCGCTCTTTTACAACATCATGGGGATTCCGGTTGCAGCCGGCGTT
- a CDS encoding AI-2E family transporter, translating to MGSHGRIYAFWAFAFLLLLLASLFLRHTVSAVLTSLAIAYLVNPLLKYLEARGFPRGLSLVLLYGILVVGCFYSTFFLIPYVGQQLQLLTLSLPGYVKNLQEAAVSWQRELSRYYSAEDVSWLVDRSVEVLNQAATDVSGKGYERLKGLGFALFDLLLAPILVFFLLYYKEVAKKGLMRLVPEGYRDEITTLGNRINRTLERFLYAMFIDCFLVGILCSLSLYLMGIEFPILNGMIAGFATIIPFFGAMLAVIPPALIGYLKGGDLMIIPKVCAVYFIINTVVEGTLIKPLLMRSALQLNPLAVIFALMALGEIMGFWGVVLAVPLTAVVQICSEDIHGLMLGGDDGGTGQI from the coding sequence ATGGGCTCCCACGGCAGGATATACGCTTTCTGGGCATTCGCATTTCTGCTGTTGCTCCTGGCGAGCCTGTTCCTGCGCCATACCGTCTCCGCAGTCCTCACTTCTCTGGCCATCGCCTACCTCGTCAATCCGCTCCTCAAATATCTCGAAGCACGCGGCTTTCCCCGTGGCCTCTCCCTGGTGCTGCTCTATGGCATTCTGGTTGTCGGTTGCTTTTATTCGACGTTCTTCCTGATCCCCTATGTGGGCCAGCAGCTACAGCTCTTGACCCTGTCGCTGCCGGGCTATGTGAAGAACCTGCAGGAGGCCGCGGTTTCCTGGCAGAGGGAGCTTTCCCGGTATTACAGCGCCGAGGATGTCTCCTGGCTGGTCGATCGCTCCGTCGAGGTTCTCAACCAGGCTGCCACCGATGTCTCGGGCAAGGGGTACGAGCGGTTGAAGGGATTGGGCTTTGCCCTGTTCGACCTGCTCCTGGCGCCGATCCTGGTCTTCTTCCTGCTCTACTACAAGGAGGTCGCCAAAAAGGGGTTGATGCGGCTGGTGCCGGAGGGGTACCGCGACGAGATCACCACGCTTGGGAACCGGATCAACCGCACTCTGGAGCGCTTTCTCTACGCCATGTTCATCGACTGCTTCCTGGTCGGCATCCTCTGCTCCCTGTCGCTCTACCTCATGGGAATCGAATTCCCGATCCTGAACGGCATGATCGCTGGGTTTGCCACCATCATCCCGTTTTTCGGGGCGATGCTGGCGGTCATCCCGCCGGCGCTCATCGGATACCTGAAGGGGGGCGACCTGATGATCATTCCCAAGGTCTGCGCGGTCTATTTCATCATCAATACGGTGGTCGAGGGGACCCTGATCAAACCGCTGCTCATGCGCAGCGCCCTGCAGCTCAACCCGCTGGCGGTGATCTTCGCCCTGATGGCACTGGGGGAGATCATGGGCTTCTGGGGGGTGGTGCTGGCAGTGCCGCTCACCGCAGTGGTGCAGATCTGCAGCGAAGATATCCATGGACTCATGCTGGGAGGGGACGATGGCGGGACAGGCCAGATTTAG
- a CDS encoding AI-2E family transporter produces MMGINAVTRWTAVLLGIAFAVIAGYSMKHTLSCFLLSFVFAYLLDPIVVGIERRGQRRIVGIIILYAILAIFSVFFFAFLVPFLTGRWQDLLHNLPLYLQKLKSMSLELKHRYTPVYGAAEWQWLIDSFSGNLDKVTGKFGAGVYVAASRVAFNLFNLMLAPILVFFMLYYKEAIKRELLRWFPPLRRDLILQIGNEINRSVGGYIRGQLIVSLIVAVLSAIALYILDVDYAILNGLFAGAASILPFIGVIIATIPPLFFAYVKFQSGVALLKVIAAFSIIYFIEGYLIKPLVFKEAMNLNPLVTIIFVMALGELMGFWGILLAIPIAAALKITIEHVRSGDFREP; encoded by the coding sequence ATGATGGGGATCAACGCAGTAACCAGGTGGACCGCCGTACTGCTGGGGATCGCCTTTGCGGTGATCGCCGGCTATTCCATGAAGCACACGCTCTCGTGCTTCCTCCTCTCCTTTGTGTTCGCCTACCTGCTCGACCCGATCGTGGTGGGGATCGAGCGGCGCGGCCAGCGGCGCATCGTGGGGATCATCATCCTCTATGCCATTCTGGCGATCTTTTCGGTCTTCTTTTTCGCCTTCCTGGTTCCGTTCCTCACCGGTCGCTGGCAGGACCTGCTGCACAATCTCCCCCTCTACCTGCAGAAGCTGAAATCCATGTCCCTGGAGCTCAAACACCGCTACACGCCGGTCTACGGCGCGGCAGAGTGGCAGTGGCTCATCGATTCCTTCTCCGGGAACCTGGACAAGGTAACCGGGAAATTCGGTGCCGGGGTCTATGTCGCGGCTTCGCGGGTCGCCTTCAACCTGTTCAACCTCATGCTCGCGCCGATCCTGGTCTTCTTCATGCTCTATTACAAGGAGGCGATCAAACGCGAGCTGCTCAGGTGGTTCCCCCCCTTGCGGCGGGATCTGATCCTCCAGATCGGCAACGAGATCAACCGGAGCGTGGGGGGGTACATCCGCGGCCAGCTGATCGTGTCACTCATCGTTGCCGTGTTGTCGGCGATTGCCCTCTACATCCTGGACGTTGACTACGCTATTCTCAACGGCCTCTTTGCAGGAGCTGCCTCTATCCTCCCCTTCATCGGCGTGATCATTGCCACCATACCGCCGCTCTTCTTCGCCTATGTCAAGTTCCAGAGCGGCGTGGCCCTGTTGAAGGTCATTGCCGCCTTTTCCATCATCTATTTCATCGAGGGCTACCTGATCAAGCCGCTGGTCTTCAAGGAGGCGATGAACCTCAACCCCCTGGTCACCATTATCTTCGTCATGGCGCTGGGCGAACTGATGGGGTTCTGGGGGATACTCCTGGCCATTCCCATTGCCGCTGCTCTGAAGATAACCATCGAGCACGTTCGCAGCGGCGACTTCCGGGAACCCTGA
- a CDS encoding UDP-2,3-diacylglucosamine diphosphatase, with protein MRSLFIADAHLERESDPAYRAMLRFLAESRGTTGTLYILGDFFEFWIGYPTVPFTHYLPVLEALRQLADSGTAIVFFEGNHDFHMGPFFTDTLRARVFPGPAAMTLDGRRAYLCHGDQVNAKDIPSRLLRGILHSPLTRWLTHVVPPGVAGTIAERMGRSGRQNLHYKGENPACRTILRDFAAQRFADGYELVITGHFHLPFTEPAPDGSGKLLVSLGDWATRLSYAEMVDGEITLQTFR; from the coding sequence ATGCGTTCACTCTTCATCGCCGATGCCCACCTGGAGCGGGAGTCAGATCCCGCCTACCGGGCCATGCTCCGCTTCCTCGCCGAATCGCGCGGCACCACCGGGACCCTGTATATCCTGGGAGATTTCTTCGAGTTCTGGATCGGCTATCCGACCGTCCCCTTCACCCACTACCTGCCAGTGCTGGAGGCGCTACGGCAGCTTGCCGACAGCGGCACCGCAATCGTCTTCTTCGAAGGCAACCACGACTTCCACATGGGTCCCTTCTTCACCGATACCCTGCGGGCACGGGTCTTTCCGGGACCGGCCGCCATGACCCTGGACGGGCGCCGGGCCTATCTCTGCCATGGCGACCAGGTCAATGCCAAAGACATCCCCTCCCGCCTTTTGCGCGGCATCCTCCACTCACCCCTGACCCGCTGGCTCACCCACGTGGTGCCGCCGGGAGTGGCGGGAACCATTGCCGAACGGATGGGACGGTCGGGGAGACAGAATCTGCACTACAAGGGAGAAAACCCTGCCTGTCGGACGATTCTCCGGGATTTTGCCGCACAACGCTTTGCCGACGGGTACGAGCTGGTCATCACCGGCCATTTCCACCTGCCGTTCACGGAACCTGCGCCGGACGGGTCGGGAAAACTGCTGGTCTCGCTCGGTGATTGGGCCACCCGCTTGTCTTACGCGGAGATGGTGGATGGGGAGATCACGCTTCAGACCTTCCGCTGA
- a CDS encoding YkgJ family cysteine cluster protein, giving the protein MACRQCGTCCVAPDISALDKPLGERCRHLLPTGLCDIYATRPAVCASYRPDDLCGLITAPTLDERVANYLRLFGLAAAPVEVSGRSEA; this is encoded by the coding sequence ATGGCATGCCGGCAATGCGGGACCTGTTGCGTGGCACCGGATATCTCGGCTCTGGACAAACCACTGGGTGAGCGATGTCGGCACCTGCTCCCCACCGGGCTCTGCGACATCTATGCAACGAGGCCTGCTGTCTGCGCCAGCTACCGTCCCGACGACCTGTGCGGTCTGATAACGGCACCGACGCTGGATGAGCGGGTAGCGAACTACCTGCGGCTGTTCGGGCTGGCTGCCGCCCCTGTCGAGGTCAGCGGAAGGTCTGAAGCGTGA
- a CDS encoding penicillin-binding protein — protein sequence MQDIKHITTKHTGRFRRIIPLGRKQHAPRNAFRRPAPETPERRRRLKVLLPLLACLIAAYPLFHLLVSAKNAISSVSARSVRPTALRGELDFAQSFRLANESLPSAKLDGERLLAPLQDGTTVVYAINPELQARVKAVMAEYRVPYGVFVAVEPKSGRILALAAHSEKDSAWQAQAPYNLYPMASLFKIITASAALEQRKVTPQTVLPFRGGLTSENPRYWSVGNRRGNQEMSLTMAMGKSVNPLFGRLAGDVVGKEGIMQGMERFGFNQLLFPGTPITPCSSVTPQDDGELKRMGAGLCRDVKISPFYAALMMAAIANKGMMLQPMLADEIRGSKGKILFSDQAKPVRRVVSPETADQLATMMSTTVSQGTSRKVFRDRRGRPKLAAVDIAAKTGSINGTDPPGHYSWFAAYAPIDDPQIALAALIVNGEKWRIKASLLGEQALEAFFK from the coding sequence ATGCAGGACATAAAACATATTACAACCAAACATACCGGACGGTTCAGGCGGATCATCCCCCTGGGGCGCAAGCAGCATGCCCCGCGGAACGCCTTCAGGCGACCCGCCCCTGAAACACCGGAGCGCCGTCGCCGGCTCAAGGTGCTTTTGCCGCTGCTGGCATGCCTGATTGCCGCCTATCCCCTGTTTCATCTGCTGGTGTCGGCCAAAAACGCCATCTCCAGTGTAAGTGCCCGCTCTGTCCGTCCGACGGCTCTCCGGGGGGAGCTGGATTTCGCACAGTCGTTCCGACTTGCCAATGAATCGCTCCCGTCGGCTAAGCTTGACGGGGAACGGCTGCTGGCGCCGCTGCAGGACGGCACGACCGTGGTCTATGCCATCAACCCCGAGCTGCAGGCGCGTGTCAAGGCGGTCATGGCTGAATATCGGGTCCCATACGGGGTCTTTGTGGCTGTCGAGCCCAAGAGCGGCCGTATCCTTGCGCTGGCCGCCCACTCGGAGAAAGACTCGGCCTGGCAGGCCCAGGCTCCCTACAACCTCTATCCCATGGCCTCGCTCTTCAAGATCATCACGGCTTCGGCTGCCCTGGAGCAGCGGAAGGTGACCCCGCAGACCGTTCTTCCATTCCGAGGCGGGCTGACGTCCGAAAACCCCCGTTACTGGTCGGTGGGGAACCGGCGCGGCAATCAGGAGATGAGCCTGACCATGGCCATGGGGAAGTCGGTGAATCCGTTGTTCGGCCGTCTGGCCGGCGATGTGGTGGGGAAGGAAGGGATCATGCAGGGGATGGAGCGGTTCGGCTTCAATCAGCTCCTTTTTCCCGGAACCCCCATCACTCCCTGCAGCAGTGTGACGCCCCAGGACGATGGCGAGCTGAAACGGATGGGGGCCGGCCTCTGTCGCGACGTGAAGATCTCACCGTTCTATGCCGCCCTGATGATGGCGGCTATCGCCAACAAGGGTATGATGCTGCAGCCGATGCTGGCAGACGAGATCCGCGGCAGCAAGGGGAAGATCCTCTTCAGCGACCAGGCGAAACCGGTGCGGCGCGTGGTTTCGCCTGAAACCGCCGACCAGCTGGCAACGATGATGTCCACCACCGTGAGCCAGGGGACGTCGCGCAAGGTGTTCCGCGACCGTCGGGGCCGGCCGAAGCTCGCCGCCGTGGATATTGCCGCCAAGACCGGCTCCATCAACGGGACCGATCCGCCCGGCCATTACAGCTGGTTTGCCGCCTATGCGCCCATCGATGACCCGCAGATAGCTCTGGCTGCCCTCATCGTCAATGGCGAGAAGTGGCGGATAAAGGCTTCGCTTTTGGGCGAGCAGGCGCTAGAGGCGTTTTTCAAGTAA
- a CDS encoding YihY family inner membrane protein: MSGGGMIGHETIGSLLKRLLPPPLGECEPASCSGIRRQLLKGIQILVVAAKDFMADRCLLEASALSFTTILSLVPFLALAFSLLKGFGVQNRLEPLLLDQVAAGSEVAVSKIIHYINNTNMTSLGAIGLISLIVTVVSLFASMEEAFNGIWGVSETRSLHRKFSDYLSVSLVAPLLLLAATSITTSLQSQVLVRWVLSIEFLGDLLLVVFRLIPYLIVWLALICFYIFIPNTKVRFRSALVGGIFAGTIWQLAQWGYIHFQVGVARYNAIYGTLALVPLIMVWVYTSWTIILFGGEVVCAHQTLRGWRGGLRLCSSHSLHEYLALSLLRRIAAVFVAGDPPPNEEELAEELDVPARTVRGLLSFYASRGMLAEGAGEPKTYLPGRDIDRVLVSDVLAALREYGGEGCSGEFGAQGEDAVSRLMERLQQGTGQLLAGMTLRDLARLSADGSAGELESRQH, translated from the coding sequence ATGTCGGGAGGTGGCATGATCGGACACGAGACGATCGGCAGTTTGCTGAAGCGGCTGCTTCCGCCCCCTCTGGGTGAATGCGAGCCAGCCTCCTGCAGCGGAATCAGACGCCAGCTGTTGAAAGGCATCCAGATTCTCGTTGTCGCTGCCAAGGACTTCATGGCGGATCGCTGTCTGCTGGAGGCATCGGCCTTAAGCTTCACCACCATCCTCTCCCTGGTCCCGTTTCTCGCCCTTGCCTTTTCGCTGCTCAAGGGGTTCGGCGTCCAGAACCGTCTTGAGCCGCTCCTTCTCGACCAGGTCGCAGCCGGCTCCGAGGTTGCGGTCAGCAAGATCATCCACTACATCAACAACACCAACATGACCTCGCTGGGCGCCATCGGGCTCATTTCCCTCATCGTGACGGTGGTTTCCCTGTTCGCCTCCATGGAAGAGGCCTTCAACGGCATCTGGGGGGTTAGCGAGACCCGTTCCCTGCATCGCAAGTTTTCCGACTATCTGAGCGTCTCCCTGGTGGCGCCGCTTCTGCTGCTTGCCGCCACCAGCATCACCACCAGCCTGCAGAGCCAGGTCCTGGTCCGCTGGGTCCTCTCCATCGAATTCCTGGGCGATCTCCTGCTCGTTGTCTTCCGGCTGATCCCCTATCTGATTGTCTGGCTGGCCCTGATCTGCTTCTACATCTTCATTCCCAACACCAAGGTCAGGTTCAGGTCGGCGCTGGTCGGCGGCATATTTGCCGGTACCATCTGGCAGCTTGCCCAGTGGGGCTATATCCACTTCCAGGTGGGAGTTGCCCGCTACAACGCCATCTACGGGACGCTGGCCCTGGTCCCACTGATCATGGTCTGGGTCTACACCAGCTGGACTATCATCCTCTTCGGCGGCGAGGTGGTCTGCGCCCATCAGACCCTGCGCGGGTGGCGGGGGGGGCTGCGGCTCTGCTCCAGTCATTCCCTGCACGAGTATCTTGCCCTGTCGCTCTTGAGGAGGATCGCGGCGGTCTTCGTGGCGGGCGATCCGCCCCCGAACGAGGAGGAGCTGGCAGAAGAGCTGGACGTACCGGCCCGGACCGTGCGCGGGCTGCTCTCGTTCTATGCTTCACGGGGTATGCTGGCCGAAGGTGCCGGTGAGCCGAAGACCTATCTGCCCGGCCGAGATATCGACCGGGTCCTGGTTAGTGACGTCCTGGCGGCCCTGCGCGAGTATGGGGGGGAGGGGTGCTCCGGGGAGTTCGGCGCCCAGGGGGAGGATGCGGTTTCGCGGCTCATGGAGCGGCTGCAGCAGGGGACCGGGCAGCTGCTTGCCGGCATGACCCTGCGCGACCTTGCCCGGCTTTCCGCTGACGGCAGCGCAGGAGAGCTGGAGAGCCGACAGCATTGA
- a CDS encoding YtxH domain-containing protein codes for MANNDNGSSTGAVLLSFLAGAAVGAGVALLVAPKSGKEIRAKITGLTEDAVDKIKEYVSEAQDKIKTTLEDGKEILQEKKSILASAIEAGKEAMDREREKYKDA; via the coding sequence ATGGCAAACAATGACAATGGAAGCAGCACAGGAGCCGTACTGCTGTCCTTTCTCGCGGGTGCCGCCGTCGGTGCCGGCGTGGCGCTTCTGGTAGCACCCAAGAGCGGCAAGGAGATACGTGCGAAGATAACCGGTCTCACCGAGGATGCGGTCGACAAGATCAAGGAATATGTCAGCGAGGCCCAGGACAAGATCAAGACCACGCTAGAGGATGGCAAGGAGATCCTCCAGGAGAAAAAATCGATCCTCGCGTCGGCCATCGAGGCGGGCAAAGAGGCGATGGACCGCGAGCGGGAAAAATACAAGGATGCATGA
- a CDS encoding DUF948 domain-containing protein, with amino-acid sequence MDIAGIAVVVMAVTLVVLAGVMIPACIEIRKTAMASRETLARIEADLQPVLRELRETLAGTKLIVEETAANREDVTTFMAALGDTGRSLHTINNVAGSVAGVLASSSLWLTGARVAGKFMIDKFLRKEGKQHGKQ; translated from the coding sequence ATGGATATCGCAGGGATCGCCGTGGTCGTTATGGCTGTGACACTGGTGGTTCTGGCCGGGGTGATGATTCCGGCCTGCATCGAGATTAGAAAGACCGCGATGGCGTCGCGCGAGACGCTGGCGCGGATCGAAGCCGACCTGCAGCCGGTCCTGCGCGAACTGCGCGAAACATTGGCCGGTACAAAGCTGATCGTCGAGGAGACTGCCGCCAACCGTGAGGATGTGACGACCTTCATGGCGGCGCTGGGAGATACGGGCAGGAGCCTGCACACCATCAACAACGTGGCCGGGTCGGTTGCGGGGGTATTGGCCAGTTCATCGCTCTGGCTCACCGGTGCAAGGGTGGCGGGCAAGTTCATGATCGACAAATTTCTGCGAAAGGAGGGGAAACAACATGGCAAACAATGA
- a CDS encoding DUF503 family protein — MHIYAAQCFLELPSHSLKGKRGIVKSILARARNRFNVAAAEVDRQEDPTSAVLGFVTVSPNRLYARQLLEQLEVWLVDERPDVAVTAMEIEEW, encoded by the coding sequence ATGCACATTTATGCCGCCCAATGTTTCCTGGAACTCCCCAGCCATTCGCTCAAGGGGAAGCGTGGAATCGTCAAAAGCATCCTGGCGCGTGCCCGCAATCGCTTCAATGTTGCCGCTGCCGAGGTGGATCGCCAGGAAGACCCGACGAGCGCGGTGCTCGGCTTTGTCACGGTCAGTCCGAACCGGCTGTATGCCCGTCAACTCCTGGAGCAGCTGGAGGTATGGCTCGTCGATGAGCGGCCCGACGTGGCAGTAACGGCCATGGAGATCGAGGAATGGTGA
- a CDS encoding membrane protein FxsA produces MLARLFLVFAVVPVELYLLIKVGKLIGAWETVAILLAVSFCGAWLVRHQGFGILRRIQGELASGRLPAAELLDGLLILVGGLMLLTPGFLTDFLGLVFLIPAGRSFLKLYLRRWLEGRLANGVIVIRPPR; encoded by the coding sequence ATGCTAGCCAGGCTCTTTCTCGTCTTTGCCGTTGTGCCGGTGGAACTCTATCTTTTGATCAAGGTGGGGAAACTGATCGGTGCGTGGGAGACGGTTGCCATTCTGCTGGCAGTCAGTTTCTGCGGCGCCTGGCTGGTGCGCCACCAGGGGTTCGGCATCCTGCGCCGCATCCAGGGAGAGCTGGCCTCCGGTCGCCTGCCGGCTGCCGAACTCCTTGATGGCCTGCTGATCCTGGTCGGGGGGCTCATGCTCCTCACCCCCGGCTTTCTCACCGATTTCCTCGGCCTGGTCTTTCTGATCCCCGCCGGCCGCTCATTCCTCAAGCTGTACCTGCGCCGCTGGCTGGAAGGCCGTCTGGCAAACGGCGTCATCGTGATTCGCCCTCCCCGTTGA